A window of the Cannabis sativa cultivar Pink pepper isolate KNU-18-1 chromosome X, ASM2916894v1, whole genome shotgun sequence genome harbors these coding sequences:
- the LOC133032242 gene encoding uncharacterized protein LOC133032242, translating to MGLERNKGLISDRHESISKAACQVFPEITHCYCVYHLLSNLKETFKKNASKLDKPFFAAARAYTERKFEYHMSELDSLDIRVRPYLQQVGYHKWSRYHCKNNRYSTMTSNIAESLNAANLAARELPITTLMESLRALIQQWTYTNRKKAQKTTTFLTPTAEKKLVDNFVDSLTENVKPINETMFEVVELTRSWVINLKEKTCSCNRFQLDELPCAHALAVIKEMNLNVYNYCSGYYTTRTWLETYSGSTYPVHNHTTWDVPQNIKDIIVLPPNQKIRSGRPRKRRFLSEWDTKKHNRCSKCGQHGHNRKTCNNQAIK from the exons ATGGGATTAGAGAGGAACAAAGGCTTGATCTCAGATAGACATGAGAGCATAAGTAAGGCAGCTTGTCAAGTATTTCCAGAAATCACACATTGCTATTGTGTATACCACCTGTTAAGCAACCTAAAAGAaaccttcaagaagaatgcaagcaagctggataaaccattcttcgctgcagccagagcatacacagagaggaaatttgaataccatatgagcgagttggacagcttggacatccgtgtaagaccatatttacaacaagttggataccacaaatggtcaagataccactgcaaaaacaacaggtattcaactatgacttcaaacattgctgaatctctaaatgcagcaaacttggcagctagagagctaccaatcacaacactgatggagtcattgagagcattgatacaacaatggacatacacaaacaggaaaaaagcacagaaaacaacaacatttttaacacctacagcagagaagaaattagtcgacaactttgtggactcattgacagaaaat GTAAAACCAATAAACGAGACCATGTTCGAAGTCGTTGAACTAACTAGATCATGGGTCATCAACCTCAAGGAGAAAACATGCAGTTGCAACAGATTCCAACTTGATGAGTTACCGTgtgctcatgcgcttgctgttataaaagagatgaacttgaatgtttacaactactgttcaggttattacaccacgcgaacatggcttgaaacatacagcggctcaacatatccggtacacaatcacacaacttgggatgtgccacaaaacataaaagatatcattgttctgccaccaaaccaaaaaataagatctggaagaccaaggaaacgaaggtttttatctgaatgggatacaaaaaaacataacaggtgcagcaaatgtggtcaacacggacacaatcgaaagacatgcaacaatcaagcaataaaatag